A portion of the Xylanivirga thermophila genome contains these proteins:
- the ftsE gene encoding cell division ATP-binding protein FtsE, translating into MIEFRRVTKVYDNGMRALSDVSFTIEDGEFVFIVGASGAGKSTLIKLLMKEVEPTSGDIIVKGNNLSSIKRRDIPYYRRSFGVVFQDFRLLPDRTVYDNVAFAMQIVEASSKEIRRRVPMVLSMMGLSSKAKYYPHQLSGGEQQRVSLARAIVNNPSMLIADEPSGNLDPATANEIMDIIDSINRRGTTVIMATHAKEIVNTMKKRVITVQKGLIARDEERGGYFDED; encoded by the coding sequence TTGATAGAATTTAGAAGGGTAACCAAGGTATATGATAACGGAATGCGTGCATTATCTGATGTAAGCTTTACCATTGAGGATGGAGAATTTGTATTTATAGTAGGGGCTAGCGGTGCGGGTAAATCTACCCTCATAAAACTGCTTATGAAGGAAGTTGAGCCTACATCTGGAGATATAATAGTAAAGGGGAACAACCTATCATCTATTAAGAGACGGGATATACCCTATTATAGGCGTAGTTTTGGTGTGGTTTTTCAGGATTTCAGATTGCTTCCAGATAGAACTGTATATGATAATGTGGCATTTGCCATGCAAATTGTTGAGGCTAGTTCCAAAGAGATACGCAGACGAGTGCCTATGGTGCTTAGTATGATGGGACTATCTTCAAAGGCAAAATATTATCCACATCAACTATCAGGTGGAGAACAACAAAGGGTATCGCTAGCCAGGGCAATAGTTAATAATCCCTCCATGCTTATTGCCGATGAGCCATCAGGAAACCTTGATCCTGCTACTGCTAATGAGATAATGGACATTATAGATAGTATAAACCGTAGGGGGACTACGGTTATTATGGCAACCCATGCAAAAGAAATAGTAAATACCATGAAGAAGCGGGTAATAACTGTTCAGAAAGGTCTTATAGCAAGGGATGAGGAGAGGGGTGGCTATTTCGATGAAGATTGA